The window ATTCCGCCCGCATCACTATCCTCTCGCAGGCTACCGCCGGGGGCAGAAAGGTCAACCCCAGCCCCAAAGTTGGAGTAGGGCGCTTTCACACCGGTGGCATCTAGGGCAGCCACGGCAATCACATTGGCATAGCGGGCCGGGAAGGCGGCGGCATTAGCATTGGCATTGCCCGCAGCGGCCACAATCACCACCTTGCGTTGGTGGGCATAGGCGATCGCATCCTGCAGCACCTGACTGTCACCAAAGCCACCCATGCTCATGTTGATCACATCGGCACCATGGTCAGCAGCAAAGCGGATGGCTTCGGCAATGTCGGATACCGTACCGCTCCCTTCTGCACTCAAAACCTTAAGGGGCATGAGTTTAGCTTTGTAGGCAATGCCTGCCACGCCATAGCCATTGTTGGTAGATTGGGCGATGGTGCCGGCTACGTGGGTGCCGTGGCCGTTATCGTCCAATGCTTCTACTTGATTGTTGACGAAGTCGTAGCCGGCCACGAAGGTGGTGTCCTTGAGATCAGGCACCGGGGTGATGCCCGTATCGATTACCGCCACCGTAATTCCCTCGCCCTGGGTGTCATCCCAAGCCCGCTCCATATTGATGCTGCGGAGATTCCACTGTTTGCTGTAGTCAGGATCGTTGGGGATCGCTTGAATGGAATAGAGAAAGTTGGGTTCAATCGACTCCAAATCTGACCGCCAGGGCGATCGCTTGAGGCTGCGCAGAAGGGAGCGATCGCCTTCTAGGACATATAGCTGCTGCTCGTTGGAAAAGGAACTGTTGAGGGTGGGCGTCTGCCCGGTTTCTCGAGCGATCGCGTTCAGGTATTGGGTCACCGTTTCCGCAGGCAGATCATCTCGAAAGTCGATCAGGAGTGAGGTATAGTCACCTCGATTCATCAATTGGGGAGCCGTCGCCACGGCCCAGAGCAGTCCCCCCAAAAATAGTCCCAGCAGCAGTAGTCGTTTCATTGGCTTGGCGAGTGACAGGATTTTTCCTACCATAGCTCACTCTGCTCGGGGTCGGGCTGTTGGCCGGGGATCGAATCTTGCTACAGTTGAAAGAATTGATGCGCTAAAGGTTAGGGGCAATGGGACACGGGCTAATGTGGTTTCCGCTGCTGGCGTTGTTTATCGGGCTAGCCTGGGCTGGATGGAATGAATACCAAAAATTAGAAGCCTATAAGGTGTGGGCATCTGATTTTGAGCGGGCAAAATACGATATTTATGCCATGCTAGGGCAGACAGGCGATCGCCTCACCTGGGGCAAACCCACCCGTCGTGGCCCCGTTGATCTACACCATTTAGCGATCGCTGATATTGTTCGTATCACGGTGATCCACGGCTCGGAGGAGATTCCTGCCGACCAATTTATGGCCCTAGAGCAACAAGAGGCGATCGCCCAATCCAAGCGTCGCATTCAACTTGCTCTATACCTGAGACATACTTCCGCCCCTGCTTGCATTCCCTTTACCGAACTGCCCCTCGCTCTAAAATGGGGCCTATACCTTGAACGCCATCGTCAGCAGCTTACCCTCAGTCCGGATGCTTAATTCCACGTTTTGCGTCGTCCAAGCCTAGGAGCCGTGCTAGGAGCCGTGCTGTCCTTGAGGCTAGGTTATGGCTGCACGGTTCGCCATGCTCATCCCTTGCCTCGTTTCGGTGGCTGCCGAGCTTGTTTGGGGGTTTGGCAGTTGGTCTCTGCTTTGTGCGAAACCTAAGGCAGGATCTGCGATTCCATCGGCCGATCTAAGCGGATGGTGGGAAGGCTTCCTCGAATGATCGTTGTACCCTCGTCTCTATGTTGTTCCTGACCCTGAGATGACTGACCTTGTTTCTGTCTCTCGTACTGATCTTGCCCAGCGTCGTCAGTTGCTTCGCCGTCAGCGGCGATGGCGATTTCTGCGATCGCTGTGGCGAACGGGCTTAGTTATGGGCATGGCCGGTGGGCTGGTATGGGTCACAACCCAGCCAGTGTGGATCCTGCACCATGTCGATCAAGTTAATGTTGAAGGCAATCAACTGCTCTCGGTTGATGCCATTCACTCTCTGCTGCCGATCACCTATCCCCAATCGTTGCTGCATCTTGATCCCAACGCGATCGCTGACTATTTAGAAGCCCAAGGGCCCATTGAAGAAGCGACTGTCACCCGGCGGCTCCTGCCGCCGGGGCTGAATGTGCAAATTCAAGAGCGCCATCCCGTGGCTGTTCTCATCCGAGGGAATGCCTCTGCCAACTCAGACCTGCGCGGTGAAGCTGCTGCAACCGATAACGATCCTATGGCTCAAGTAGGGCTCATTGATGAAAAAGGATTTTGGATGTCCCTATCTGCTTATGTAGCCTTAGATGACTCTCTGTTGCTCCCGGGGCTGAAGGTGCGAGGTATGCAAGAATACCAGCGCAGTCAGTGGTCTCAGCTATATCGAGTCCTACACCAGTCTCCCCTATCCATCTATGAGGTTGACTGGCGTGATCCCAGCAATTTGGTGCTATCTACAGAATTGGGTACCGTGCATTTTGGCCCCTATAGCGATCGCTTTCCCCATCAACTACAGGTGCTGGATCAACTACGTAGGCTGCCCCAGCATATCGACATAGGGAATCTGGATTATATTGACCTACGCAACCCAGAGTCGCCGTTGTTGCAAGAGCTAGGCATGGTGTCCCCCAGTCCGCTGCCTGTGGAGTTGGTGCCCCCAGAGACTACTGGCGAGCCTAATCAAGGGTGAATAGCTAGGCTTCTTAGGAGTATAAGTTTCGTATAGTCATACTAGAGGACAGGCCGTTTTGCTGACAGTAGTCTAGAATTTGTCAGTTAGCATGATTGGCAAGGACAAAAGGACACTTATACCAACAGCAGGTGATTACTGGTTGACCGAGCCGCGTTGGTTATGTCCTCGATCACAGAAAACTTGCCCCAGTCGCCCTTTTGTTTCCTAGCAGCACCTATGTTTAGGAGGAATTGTTGGTTTTTGCTGCAAGTTACCCTATAGTTGTCTAGAGTTGTCCGAGGGTGGGGATTCTTGCATCCGGTGCTCCTGATGTAATGATTTTTTTGATAATCAGCTCAGCCGCGAATATAGTGGTGGCATCCCCTGAGTAACCTGATAAGGAAAATCCATATATCGATGACGGCTTCAAATCCTTTCACAAATTCTAAAGATCATTTGAATCAGGTTTATGATGCCCATAATGCCCTGGCAGACGAACCCAGGAGTGGTGAAATTGTGTCGAGCAGTGTAGCCAGAATTAAAGTTATTGGAGTGGGGGGCGGCGGCTGTAATGCAGTCAACCGCATGATTGCTAGCGAGGTTGCTGGAGTAGAATTTTGGTCGGTGAATACCGACTCCCAGGCCTTGACCCTCAACGATTCCCACAACTGCCTTCACATAGGGCAGAAAGTTACTCGTGGTCTAGGAGCAGGGGGAAACCCCGCCATTGGGCAGAAGGCAGCTGAAGAGTCGCGGGATGAAATTTCTGCTGCTCTCAAGGGATCTGACCTCGTTTTTATTACCGCTGGCATGGGCGGAGGTACCGGTACCGGTGCGGCTCCTATTGTGGCGGAGGTGGCCAAGGAAATTGGTGCTCTGACTGTGGGTGTGGTCACGCGTCCTTTCACCTTTGAGGGGCGGCGACGTACAAGCCAGGCTGATGGCGGTATTGAGGCCCTTCAGAGCCGAGTGGATACGCTGATTGTGATTCCCAACGACAAATTGCTGTCGGTGATATCCGAGCAAACCCCTGTCCAGGAAGCTTTCCGGGTCGCCGACGATATTCTGCGCCAAGGGGTGCAGGGTATCTCCGATATTATTACTATTCCCGGCTTGGTGAATGTGGACTTTGCCGATGTGCGTGCGGTGATGGCCGATGCTGGCTCGGCGCTGATGGGCATTGGAATTGGATCGGGTAAATCTCGGGCCCGAGAAGCTGCCATTACCGCCATTTCATCACCGCTGTTGGAGTCTTCCATTGATGGTGCGAAAGGTGTGGTCTTCAACATTACCGGAGGCGATGATCTGACGCTGCATGAGGTGAATGCTGCTGCGGAAATCATCTACGAAGCGGTGGATCCCAATGCCAATATCATTTTTGGTGCTGTGCTGGATCATCGCCTGCAGGGAGAAGTGCGGATTACGGTGATTGCCACTGGGTTTTCGCCTGAGGTGCCGGTCACCCAAGCCCAAACGACAACCCGTGTGTCTCCCATGAAGCGATCGCCTGCTCCTCCGCCCGCCTCGCCGTCCCCCGATCCTCGTCCAAAACCCTCAGGTGGTCTTGACATCCCTGAGTTTCTCCAGAAACGTCGTCCTACCCGGTAATCCAAATCCAATAGGATAGCCCAGCAACAAGTTTGCCCCAAGGCACCCTAGGATGAGGTGCTGGGGCTATGGGATAGGCTGGGTGAGCTAGTTAATCTGAGGAAAGAAAGGCAGTAATAGGTAGACACCGCGAGGATCGTCAAGAGCCTCAATCTGCTGTAGGTGTCCCCGCAGGTGATGAAATTCCTGAGTGAGGGGATCAGCTTGGGCTGTAGGACGGAACAGCGATCGCAGTTGGCTACCAAATAAGCTTTCAAAAAGTTGCTCTTCAAACGTGCGCGGTTGGGGATATTCGTTGAGCTGCCAATCATCGCCTAGCTCAGCTTGTTCTGCTGCGGCAGCGATCGCGTCCTCTAGTCCGCCGATCTCATCCACCAGCCCCACCTGTTGAGCGTCAATGCCTGACCAAACCCGTCCCTGAGCCACGGCGGCCACATCGGTTGAAGACAGCGGACGCCCCTCGGCCACAATGTTGGTGAATCGGGCATAAATTTGATCCACCACCCGTTGCCCAATGGAGAGTTCTTGCTCCGTGAGCGGGCGGGCAATGGTGTTGCTGTCGGCGAAGGGGCCGGTTTTCACCACGTCCCAGGTAAGACCATTCTCGTTGGCTAGTTCCTGCACGTTCAGAACGAGACCAAAGACGCCAATCGATCCGGTGATGGTGTTGGGAGATGCAAAGATGCGATCGCCATGGGCGGCAATCATGTATCCGCCCGATGCGGCAATACTGCCCATGGAGACTATGACCGGCTTCTCTGCCTGGGTGAGCATCACCTCGCGGGCGATAATTTCTGAGGGAGACGCGCCACCCCCAGGGCTGTTCACCCGCAGGACGACGGCCTTCACGGCCTCATCCTGACGCAAATCCCGCAGTTGCCGGGCTAGGCGATCGCCCCCTACCAAACCGACTCCACCCTCGCCGCTGACAATGGTGCCATCGGCATAGACTACGGCAATCTGGTTCTCGGAGCGGGGTCGGTTGGGCGAGATCGTGCCCATGGCTTGGGCATAGGCGGAGAGCCCAATGTTGCGGAAGGAGGGCGCGTTGGGGGAATATTCGGTTTCGTCGGTTAGTTCGCGCAGCTCGCCAATCACCTCGTCGGCATAGGCAACTTGATCGACCAAGCCGGCTTCTAGGGCTGCCTCGGGCAGGAGAATGGCTTGGCTATCGGCGATCGCTTGCAGATCGCTGACCTCTAGGGAGCGATCGCTGGCCGTGGTGGTGAGAAATTCGCTCCAGAGATCGTTGAGAAGCTGCTGCGACTGCTCGCGATTTTCGGGGCTATTGCTGTTGCGTGTAAAGGGCTCCACGGCGGATTTATACTGCCCAGCGCGAATAATTTGCACATCAATGCCGTACTGCTCGAAGGCATCTCCAAAAAATAGGGTCTCGGCGCTAAACCCATTCAGTTCAATGCTGCCTGTAGGATTGAGAATCACCGAGTCGGCTAAGGATGTGATGTAATAGTCGCGCTCGCGCCAGCCGGTTTCGTAGGCATAGATAGGCTTGCCGCTGTCCTGAAACTGCTGCAACCCCTGTCGCACCTCGCGCAGGGTCGCAAACCCAGATCCGCGCCCTTCGGCAGAGGTAGTGCCTTGGATGAAGATGCCCACAATCCGATCGTCGTTGGCAGCTTCCTCTAAGGTGTCCAGGACGGTGCGCAGGGAAATGGGCGTGGGGGTGCTGCTGCCTGAGAGGGCGTCGTTAAATAAATCGGCAGGGTTTGAGCCTGGATTGGAGTCGGTGATGTCGAGGGAGAGGTCAAACACCAGGATAGAGTCTTTCTCGACCAAGGGTTCAGCATCCCGAGAGCCCAGGGCAATCATTAAAATAAAGACCACCAGTGCGCCAACGCTGAGGGTGGAAAATAGCAGCAGCCCGACAAAGCTAGCCAAGACGTACCGAAAGAAATCGCGCATGAGTTCCGAGACTTTTTTACTATGCTAATCGCTCCAGAGCATTCATGCTTCTGAGCTGGGCCAGATTGCCTGCACCGGTGCAAAGCAGAACGGTGGTCAACTCAGCCACGAGGGCCTCTGCAAGGTCAACCAGGGCTTCCTCAGACAGGGCAGCGGCCTGGAGGAAGGGGAAGGCCAATCCGGCTAAGTCGGCTCCGAGGGCGATCGCTTTGGCCGCATCTAAGCCGTTGCGCAGACCCCCCGAGGCAATTAGGGGAATCTGGGGGGCGATCGCTCGAATCTCGGTCACACATTGGGCTGTGGGGATGCCCCAGTTGGCAAAGGTCTGCCCCAACCGTCGTTGTCTAGCATCTTTAGCTCGTTCACCTTCCACTTTGGCCCAAGAGGTGCCGCCCGCGCCGGCTACATCGATGGCCGCTACGCCCGCGTTGATTAACCGTTGAGCGATCGCTCCGGAAATGCCATTGCCCACTTCCTTGGCGATTACCGGTACGGGCAGCCGAGCGCACAGGGTTTCAATTTTGCTGAACAAGCCGCGAAAGTTGGTATCGCCTCGGGTTTGGACACATTCTTGCAGAGGATTGATGTGCAAAATCAGAGCATCGGCCTCCAGCCAGTCCACCACCCGCTGACATTCCTCTAAGCCATAGCTATAGTTCAACTGCACGGCTCCTAGATTGGCCAGCAGCAGACTGTCCGGCGCTAGGGATCGGATCGAAAAGGTAGGGTTGACCGCAGGATTTTCCACCGCCACTCGCTGGGAGCCGACACCCATGGCAAAACCATAGTGCTGGGCGATCGCGGCCAGTCGCTGATTAATTTGGCGGGCTTCTTCGGTGCCGCCGGTCATGGATGAAATCAGCAGAGGAGCCTTTAACTGGCGCTGAAAAAAGGTGGTGGAGAGGTCAATATCTGCCCAGTCTAGCTCTGGTAGGCAACAATGCTGGAAGCGATAGCGCTCTAGTCCCGTAGTGGTTTGAAACTGCACATCTTCTTCTAGGCAGACACGAATATGCTCTGCCTTGCGAGATTGAGTGACGGCTGCTTCTGGGGTCGGTGATGCGATCGCGGGCAGGGAGGTGGGTGTTGAAGATAGACGGGATACACTCATGGCGAATGGGGAACCAGTAACGATAGAACAGGCGGCACAACCAGTTTACGGCTCAGTCTAAGGGGATGATCATTGGGGTTCTTGATGGGATGTAGAGGCGATCGCCTTGACGTAACGCGATCGCTCTCCCTGTTGATTCCCTCGACTGGGCGCTAGCCTGAGCGGTCTGTGGGGAAGAACTCAAGCTGGTAGCGGTAGAGCGCCACAGGGCGACTAGGGCCGAGTAGCGAGGCTTGGGTTTTGAAATAGTCTGGATCCTGGGGCGAAAGGTATACAGCGGTAACTTGGTCGGCGGTGATCAGCGGCTGGCTGGCATCGAGGGGCATGAGGCGACGATAGCCGGTGGTGGTCTCAACCTCGTTGAGGTACAGTTGGGCGCTGCCGCGAAATTCTTGCTGAAAAACCTCGGTAGTGAAGAAGCGATCGCTGCCGACGGCCTCGCTCTCCCGCGCTGTGATGGTGGAAATCAGTTGGCGGTTGTCGCCCAGGTCGGTGATCTGGCGATTGGGCTGGCTGGCATCAACGGTCACCTGTTGAACCACGCCTTCGCCCAGATAGGCATTGGCGAGGTTGAGTCCATTGAAGGCGCGATCGGCAATAATCTCAGGCGGCTGTCCTGGCAGGTTTACGCTAGAACGCGATCGCCCCAGGGTTTGAAAGACGGAGACGGGATCTGGCTGGATGAACCTGGCCCGGAAGCTAATAGGCTGCTCCAAATAGGCCTGATTGCTCTCATAGCCAGGGGTAACCAGTTGGGGCGCAAGGGGGGCCGCCATTGCCGTTAGACGGGTGACCACCTGCCATTCGCCCAGAAACCAGTCTGGATAGTACAGATCACCGCGAGGTGCCGCCAGGGCGGGCTTGCCCGACCAGTTGGGAAAGGCATCAAGGCGATCGCTGATGGAGCTAGCTTGGGCCGAGCCGCTGCACAGTAGCCACAGCAAAGCTAGACCTAGCAGTAAAACCATTCGCCCCAGGTTTGTTGGATATCGCCGCATAGTCTGTCTACTAGTCCACCCAGCCAATATCCGATTCCGAAAGGCGATCGCCGGGTTTGGTGATGGCTTCCTCCACCGGCATGGGCGGTAGCCGCCGGACATTCAGCGCATCGGTAGACATGCGGGGTAACGCTGAAGCTTGCACATTTTGAGGCGTCGCCTTTACTTGGGGTGCAGTGCCATAGCCCAGCATCGGCCGAGGTAGGGCTGTTGGTGGGGGCGATAGGCGATCGGAGGGCATGGGGGGAAGAGAGGAGCGGCGATCGCTCGGCGATGCGGCTAAGGGAGCTGAGGGCATGTTCTCCGAGGGCATCGGTGGCAGCCCATTCGGCTGAATCGGGCGCTGCAACGGTCGCCCGAGGGGAGCATTTTGGGGTGGTCCCAGATCCAGCCGTCGAGCTGCTATGGAGCGATCGCTAGGAGGCGTAGCATTCTGCTGTCCGGACGTGGAGTCCTTGGGAGGGGAATTCTTAATCTGCTGATCCTTAATCTGTTGATCCTTAATCTGCTGGTTCACCTCCGACAGCTTTAAGATCACCTGTCGCGACTCTTCTAAGTCGGCCTTGAGCTTGTCAATCTGGGCTTGCCCCTGCTGCACCTGCTGTTCCAGGGTGAGGATCTGGGTATCCCGCTCAGTAAGACTGGCTTGGGCAGCTTCTAGGGCAGCCTGGCTGTCTTTCCACGCCTGCTCCAGATCAACCTTGGTCATGCGGCTGATGGGCTTCGATCGCTCCCCTGTGGCGCTTGAATCATCCCCAGAGCTGGCGGCTGGCGTCTCGGTCTTCTCAGCCTCGGGTGAATCCACCTCAGCCTTGGCAGGGGTTTCAGCGGTTGAGTCTGCCGATGCGTCGTCGGTGGTATCGATCGGGGGCTTTTGAGCTTCATCCCGTAGTAAGTCGGATAGTCGTTTCTTTGCCATCACGTTTTCCAATCCCGTTGAATTTCGTCCACAACCCGTCGATAGTCAGAACAGGCTTCCTTCGCATTCCGTCCTCGCCACTGGCTAATGGGCGATCCATCTAATGCCGCGCGCTCATGGGCTTTGTAGGCACGGATAAAGGCATTACAAGCCGGTATGCCAAGTTCAAGCAGGGTATTTTGCGCCTCAATCGCCTCGTTCAGGCTGCGGGGATCAACTCGGGTCAACAAGACCCGATGCGCCACCCCCACGGGTGTCACAGCCTGCCGCACCGTCTCGATTAACACTGTAAGATCCATGGGGGCAGGGGGCGTCGGCAAAATTAAATAGTCCGCTGCTCCAATTGTTGCCGACAAGGCTTTAGACCCTAAGGCTGGCGGCGTATCAACCACAATGACCTCATAATCGTCAATTTGCCGCAGTTGACTG is drawn from Candidatus Obscuribacterales bacterium and contains these coding sequences:
- a CDS encoding S8 family peptidase, with amino-acid sequence MVGKILSLAKPMKRLLLLGLFLGGLLWAVATAPQLMNRGDYTSLLIDFRDDLPAETVTQYLNAIARETGQTPTLNSSFSNEQQLYVLEGDRSLLRSLKRSPWRSDLESIEPNFLYSIQAIPNDPDYSKQWNLRSINMERAWDDTQGEGITVAVIDTGITPVPDLKDTTFVAGYDFVNNQVEALDDNGHGTHVAGTIAQSTNNGYGVAGIAYKAKLMPLKVLSAEGSGTVSDIAEAIRFAADHGADVINMSMGGFGDSQVLQDAIAYAHQRKVVIVAAAGNANANAAAFPARYANVIAVAALDATGVKAPYSNFGAGVDLSAPGGSLREDSDAGGILQETLDPATGNPAWRSLQGTSMAAPHVAGVAALLKSVGIDDPEEITTLLKTSARTVENDTLNHYGAGHLDAGAAVTLALQGQLNFRDFFRWFKNQGYLNLRFWFDGGIIAFWPKVAMVLGSYLLAWVLRNYLPGLGGWALSSGLVVGSSGLFFLRGLYIYDLPQWPLRVMGSSLSELGGAIQGSVVLNPLFASVLIPLGCLAFLLGHPGGRLLTIGTSLGLTAALTVSAVLSYPVLGLGSGAIAQGFLLVNALLCFAIANLAAKTEVSPR
- a CDS encoding FtsQ-type POTRA domain-containing protein, translated to MTDLVSVSRTDLAQRRQLLRRQRRWRFLRSLWRTGLVMGMAGGLVWVTTQPVWILHHVDQVNVEGNQLLSVDAIHSLLPITYPQSLLHLDPNAIADYLEAQGPIEEATVTRRLLPPGLNVQIQERHPVAVLIRGNASANSDLRGEAAATDNDPMAQVGLIDEKGFWMSLSAYVALDDSLLLPGLKVRGMQEYQRSQWSQLYRVLHQSPLSIYEVDWRDPSNLVLSTELGTVHFGPYSDRFPHQLQVLDQLRRLPQHIDIGNLDYIDLRNPESPLLQELGMVSPSPLPVELVPPETTGEPNQG
- the ftsZ gene encoding cell division protein FtsZ, with protein sequence MNQVYDAHNALADEPRSGEIVSSSVARIKVIGVGGGGCNAVNRMIASEVAGVEFWSVNTDSQALTLNDSHNCLHIGQKVTRGLGAGGNPAIGQKAAEESRDEISAALKGSDLVFITAGMGGGTGTGAAPIVAEVAKEIGALTVGVVTRPFTFEGRRRTSQADGGIEALQSRVDTLIVIPNDKLLSVISEQTPVQEAFRVADDILRQGVQGISDIITIPGLVNVDFADVRAVMADAGSALMGIGIGSGKSRAREAAITAISSPLLESSIDGAKGVVFNITGGDDLTLHEVNAAAEIIYEAVDPNANIIFGAVLDHRLQGEVRITVIATGFSPEVPVTQAQTTTRVSPMKRSPAPPPASPSPDPRPKPSGGLDIPEFLQKRRPTR
- the sppA gene encoding signal peptide peptidase SppA, with protein sequence MRDFFRYVLASFVGLLLFSTLSVGALVVFILMIALGSRDAEPLVEKDSILVFDLSLDITDSNPGSNPADLFNDALSGSSTPTPISLRTVLDTLEEAANDDRIVGIFIQGTTSAEGRGSGFATLREVRQGLQQFQDSGKPIYAYETGWRERDYYITSLADSVILNPTGSIELNGFSAETLFFGDAFEQYGIDVQIIRAGQYKSAVEPFTRNSNSPENREQSQQLLNDLWSEFLTTTASDRSLEVSDLQAIADSQAILLPEAALEAGLVDQVAYADEVIGELRELTDETEYSPNAPSFRNIGLSAYAQAMGTISPNRPRSENQIAVVYADGTIVSGEGGVGLVGGDRLARQLRDLRQDEAVKAVVLRVNSPGGGASPSEIIAREVMLTQAEKPVIVSMGSIAASGGYMIAAHGDRIFASPNTITGSIGVFGLVLNVQELANENGLTWDVVKTGPFADSNTIARPLTEQELSIGQRVVDQIYARFTNIVAEGRPLSSTDVAAVAQGRVWSGIDAQQVGLVDEIGGLEDAIAAAAEQAELGDDWQLNEYPQPRTFEEQLFESLFGSQLRSLFRPTAQADPLTQEFHHLRGHLQQIEALDDPRGVYLLLPFFPQIN
- the fni gene encoding type 2 isopentenyl-diphosphate Delta-isomerase translates to MSVSRLSSTPTSLPAIASPTPEAAVTQSRKAEHIRVCLEEDVQFQTTTGLERYRFQHCCLPELDWADIDLSTTFFQRQLKAPLLISSMTGGTEEARQINQRLAAIAQHYGFAMGVGSQRVAVENPAVNPTFSIRSLAPDSLLLANLGAVQLNYSYGLEECQRVVDWLEADALILHINPLQECVQTRGDTNFRGLFSKIETLCARLPVPVIAKEVGNGISGAIAQRLINAGVAAIDVAGAGGTSWAKVEGERAKDARQRRLGQTFANWGIPTAQCVTEIRAIAPQIPLIASGGLRNGLDAAKAIALGADLAGLAFPFLQAAALSEEALVDLAEALVAELTTVLLCTGAGNLAQLRSMNALERLA
- a CDS encoding ParA family protein, with translation MADPSSLSHKILVVLNGKGGVGKTTTAVNLAATLSETQKVLLVDADPQGSATWWVERSDSGMGFDLSQETQPHLLSQLRQIDDYEVIVVDTPPALGSKALSATIGAADYLILPTPPAPMDLTVLIETVRQAVTPVGVAHRVLLTRVDPRSLNEAIEAQNTLLELGIPACNAFIRAYKAHERAALDGSPISQWRGRNAKEACSDYRRVVDEIQRDWKT